The Thunnus thynnus chromosome 22, fThuThy2.1, whole genome shotgun sequence genome includes a window with the following:
- the LOC137174176 gene encoding mucin-1-like produces MKTIRVLVLLLLASVHVFTPVSSEESDETAKQDEQHQKQPTSAPTTVKPQTTVTASTQSATPATTPTTTEATRIISTTKAVSPAITTVKQSSSIPPASPDQKTVSTPPPAKEQTNITQPRSSNHPNPGNHSDEQENVLPGPDDTPVKPESNDTTTNATGPEGPKTSPPPSTSPSKVGNGNEMAKEKGAGSQTGSDEKAPPKSDKRLWLILLPVLLVGAAAAIILKFKYKKAHDHTETIDSGTENASFQSRPESTKDGVMLLGVKSSGGEENAAAR; encoded by the exons ATGAAGACCATCAGGGTTCTTGTCCTCCTTCTCCTAGCATCTGTCCATGTCTTCACTCCAG TTTCATCAGAAGAATCAGATGAAACAGCCAAACAAGATGAACAACATCAGAAACAGCCAACATCAGCACCAACAACAGTAAAGCCACAAA CAACGGTAACTGCATCAACACAATCAGCAACACCAGCtacaacaccaacaacaacagaagCAACAAGAATCATATCAACAACAAAAG CTGTGTCTCCAGCCATAACAACTGTGAAGCAATCTTCCTCAATTCCACCAGCATCACCAGACCAGAAGACTGTGAGCACTCCTCCACCAG CTAAAGAGCAAACTAACATTACGCAGCCAAGATCCTCTAACCATCCAAATCCAGGAAACCACTCAGATGAACAGGAAAATGTGTTACCAG GACCAGATGACACCCCGGTTAAACCAGAATCAAATG ATACAACTACTAATGCCACAG GCCCAGAAGGCCCTAAGACTTCCCCTCCGCCTAGCACCAGTCCATCGAAGGTAGGAAATGGGAATGAAATGGCTAAAGAGAAAGGTGCTG GTTCTCAGACTGGCAGTGATGAGAAGGCTCCCCCCAAATCAG ACAAAAGGCTGTGGTTGATCTTGTTGCCTGTCCTCCTGgttggagctgctgctgccatcATCCTCAAATTCAAATACAAGAAGGCCCACGatcacacag AAACCATTGATAGTGGAACTGAGAA TGCATCTTTCCAAAGCAGACCTGAAAGCACCAAAGATGGTGTCATGCTCCTCGGAGTTAAGTCATCAGGCGGTGAAGAAAATG CTGCTGCGAGATAA